The sequence below is a genomic window from Elusimicrobiales bacterium.
AGTTCGGCATGCGCGCGCGCGCGGGCACGGCGGTGTCCGGCATAGGCCATGACGCCGGGCGCCCCGTCAGGATTCAGCACGGGAAACGGCATTCCCAGCATGAACACGTCAAACCCCAGCCCGATAAACATGAACAGCGCGAAAAACAGGGCCACTATGGCCGCCGTCCACCGCCGGTTGGATATCTGCTGTTCGTAAATATTCACAATACCAACGCTACCACAAGTTGAACGCCGCTGGCAAGGTTTTGCGCCCGTTTCGTTTCGGAAAGGCTCTGAAAAGTTTTTGTACAATTGCGCTGATGGCAAACGCGCGCGCATTCCTTATATTCACCGGCACGGAACTGGTGCGGGGCAGGCTTAACTCCTACACCCCGCTGATTTGCGCCGAACTGGAAAAGCTGGGCGTTTCCGTCTGCGGGGAGACCACCCTGCCCGACTACGAGAATGCCGTCGCCCGCGCGATAAAAACCGCGCTGGGCTTGGCGGATATTGTCCTTGTAACCGGCGGGCTCGGCCCCACTTTTGACGATATAACGCGGCAGGCCGCCGCGCGGGCGGTTGGCGAAAAACTTGTCCTGTCGCCGGAACTGCTGCGCGGACTTAAAGTGCGTTTTGCCAAACTGCGCCGCGAAATGCCGCCCACAAACGCGCGGCAGGCGCTGCTTATCCGGGGGGCGCGCGCGCTGCCCAACCCCGCCGGGACAGCGCCGGGGCAGGCGCTGCGGCTGGGAGGGAAGCTGCTGCTTCTCCAGCCCGGCCCGCTTGCCGAATGGCGGCCCATGTTCAAGCGCTATATCGCGCCCGAAATAAAGCGCGCCTTCCGGCTGCGCGGCGCGCCGCCCCGCGTTGACATCTCCATAGGCGACACCGCCGAATCCGCCGCCGCAGAGGCGCTGGCGCCGGTGATGGAGCGGTTCCCGGACGCGGAATACACCATTCTCGCCTCACCGGGCACGGTGCGCTTTCTGGCCGCGCCCGGCGGCAAAACCCCGGCGAAAGCCGCCGCGCAAATCCGGCGCATGTGCAGGGCCGCGCTGGGAGGCGCTGTTTTCGGCGAGGGCGGCGCCACGCTGTCCGGCGCGCTGGGCGCCGCGCTGGAAAAGCGGGGGCAGACGCTGGCCCTGGCCGAATCCTGCACCGGCGGGCTGGCCGCCAGCATGATAACCGACCGGCCCGGCAGCTCGCGCTATTTTCCGGGCGGTATCGTGGCCTATTCCAACGAAGCCAAAATAAAATTTCTGGGGGTGAGGCGCGCCACCATTAAAAAGCACGGCGCGGTATCCGCCCAATGCGCTCTGGAAATGGCCGCCGGCGCCAGGGCGGCCTTCGGCGCGGACTGGGGGCTGGCCATCACCGGCATAGCCGGGCCGGGCGGCGGAACCAGGCAAAAACCGGTGGGACTGGTCTATATCGCCGCCGCCGGGCCGGGCGGCAAAAGCGCGGCGCAGGAGCGGCGGTTCTGCTCCTCGCGCGAAAACAACAAGCTCTATTCCGCCGCCGCCGCGCTGAACCTGCTGCGAAAAATGATAAATTCATAGGCCTATGGCGAACAGAGTCCTTGTCGTCAACCTTAACCTGGCTGTAGACAAAACCGCCGTGGTGGACCGGCTGGACAAAGGCCGCATATACCGGCTGGCCGAAGTCAAAAGCCTGGCGGGCGGAAAGGGCGTCAATGTATCGCGCGCGCTGACGACGCTGGGCGTAAAGCCGCGCCTGACGGGCTTTCTGTCCGGGTATTCGGGCCGCTGGATTGCCGGCGCGCTGCGCCGCGAGGGGATTGAAAACCGCTGCGTGATATTTTCGCCGGGGGAAAGCCGCCTCTGCCTGTCGGTCGTGGACGGGCGCGACGGCATCGCCACCGATTTCAACGAGGAAGGCAGCCCCGTCCCCGCAGCGGCGCGGCGGCGCTTTCTGAAAACCTATGCCGCCTGCCTGGGCGGCTGCGGGGCGGCGGTGTTTTCCGGCAGGATATGCAAAGGGCTGGGCGACGGCTTTTTCGCGCAGCTTATAAGGATAGCCAAAAAACGCGGCGCGCTCTGCGCGCTGGACACCAGCGGCCCCGCGCTGAAAGCCGCCGCCGCCGCGGGGCCGGAACTGGTAAAGCTCAACCGCGAGGAGTTTGAATACCTTTCCGGGGATAAACTTTCCGGCGGCGCGCTGTGCCGATTTTTCGCCAAAGCGCGCGCCGCAGGCACGGAATACATAGTGGTTACCGACGGCCCGCATCCCGGCTGGGCTGTTACGCCGCAGAAGCTGTGGCGGTTTCGCCCGCCGGAGATAAAGCCGCTCTCCGCCGTGGGCGCGGGAGATTCGTTTATGGCCGGGCTGATTTGCGGCTTCGCGCGGGGCGCGGGCCGGCAGGAGTGCCTCAGGCTTGCGCTGGGCGCGGCGGCTTCCGACTGCCTGTCGCTGGGCGCGGGAATTATCAGCAGGAAACAATGCCTTTATTTCGCGCGGCACGCCGCGCTTGAAAAAATACGCGAGGTATGCCATGCATAACACCGACCCTGTAAAAACCGTCCAGGCAGTCCTTAAGTCCGCGCTGGCGCAGAAACGCAACGCACTGACCGAGCCGGAAGTCTACGAGCTTTTTGACGCGTTCGGCCTGCCCACCCCGATGCGCAGCCTGCTGCCGCACGAGGCCATAGACCGCGGCGAGCTGCACAACATAGTGGAAAGTTTTCCCGGAAACAAGGTGGTGGTCAAAGCCGTCTCTTCCGAGACGCTGCACAAGACCGAGGCCGGCGGCGTCAAAGTCTGCGCCAAGGACAAGGTGGTGGAAACCATCCGCAACATGCGCCTGGCGCTGCGCGGGGTGGAGCGGTTCATGGTCTGCGAGTTTGTGGAACATGCCGTGTTCTCGCTGGGGCAGGAGCTTATGCTGGGCGCGCGGCAGGACCCGGCATTCGGGCCGGTCATCAGCCTGGGCGTCGGCGGCACCGATGCCGAGAATATCACGCAGAAAATCAGGCCCGGCAACACTCCCGCCGTGGCGCCGCTGGCCGCGCTGGACGGCCCGGAGGGGATGCGGGCGTTTCTGAACTCCGCCTGGATATGGAAATACGCCGCCGGCAACGTGCGCGGCGGCAGAAAACTGGCCCAGGACGAGGAAATCCTTAAATGGCTGGACGCTTTCGCCAGGCTGATGGCCGCGTTCTCGGACGCGGGCGGGCAGCATGTTGTTATAGAGGAGATGGAGGTGAACCCGCTGGCGGTGTCATGCGGGAAACTTGTCGCGCTGGACGGGGTGCTGCGGCTGCGCGCGCCCGGCCCCAAGCCGCGCGTCGCGCCGACGGCAAAGGGGGTGCATGCGCTGCTGCGGCCCGCCACCGTCGCCGTCGCGGGCGTGAGCGAAAAGAAGATGAACATGGGCCGCATCATCCTCAACAATGTCATGAAAGCCGGCTTTGACAGGCATAACCTCTATGTTCTCAAGGATTTTCAGGGCGAGATAGACGGCGCGCGCTGTTTCGCGAAAGCGGCGGATTTCCCGCATATCGTAGACATGCTGGTGATGGCAGTCCCCTCCAAGGACGTCCCCGCCGCGCTGCGGGACGCCGCCCGCAGCGGCAGGGTGCGCGGCGTGGCGCTGATTTCCGGCGGCATGGGCGAAAAGGAAGGCAGCCATGCGGTGCAGGAAGAGGTGCTGAAAATCGTCGCCGAGGGCAAGAAGAATAATCCCGATTTCACGCTCAGCGGCGGCAATTCGCTGGGCATAGTCTCAAACCCGTCAAAGGTGAACACGCTTTTCATCCCGGCGGAGAAAATGGCCCCGCCCATAGGCCCCTCGCTGCCCTTCCACCAGAGCGCGCTTATCAGCCAGAGCGGCGCCTTCGTGATAACCATATGCGGCAAATTCCCGGAGCTTAAGCCCGTCTACAGCGTTTCGGTGGGCAACCAGATGGACGTGACGGTGGCCGACTATGCCGCCCACGCCGCCAAGGACGAAGACGTCAAGGCGCTGTTTATTTATCTGGAAGGCCTCAAGGACGGCGACGGGCTGCGCCTGCTGGATGCGGTCAGAACCGCAAGGGCGGCGGGCAAGGAGGCGCTGGTCTACAAGGCCGGGCGCACCCCCGCCGGGCAGAAGGCGGTGATGGGGCATACCGCCTCCGTGGCCGGGGATTACGTGGTCCT
It includes:
- a CDS encoding acetate--CoA ligase family protein; the protein is MHNTDPVKTVQAVLKSALAQKRNALTEPEVYELFDAFGLPTPMRSLLPHEAIDRGELHNIVESFPGNKVVVKAVSSETLHKTEAGGVKVCAKDKVVETIRNMRLALRGVERFMVCEFVEHAVFSLGQELMLGARQDPAFGPVISLGVGGTDAENITQKIRPGNTPAVAPLAALDGPEGMRAFLNSAWIWKYAAGNVRGGRKLAQDEEILKWLDAFARLMAAFSDAGGQHVVIEEMEVNPLAVSCGKLVALDGVLRLRAPGPKPRVAPTAKGVHALLRPATVAVAGVSEKKMNMGRIILNNVMKAGFDRHNLYVLKDFQGEIDGARCFAKAADFPHIVDMLVMAVPSKDVPAALRDAARSGRVRGVALISGGMGEKEGSHAVQEEVLKIVAEGKKNNPDFTLSGGNSLGIVSNPSKVNTLFIPAEKMAPPIGPSLPFHQSALISQSGAFVITICGKFPELKPVYSVSVGNQMDVTVADYAAHAAKDEDVKALFIYLEGLKDGDGLRLLDAVRTARAAGKEALVYKAGRTPAGQKAVMGHTASVAGDYVVLRETLARAGAWVADTLDDFEDMAQLMSCYAGAKPARGNVFLMSNAGFESAAMADNLPARGPLSATPLDETLSRKIKALLESHGLDAIVDARNPLDVTPMAPDAAILEIAEAALASPETDAMALSLVPLTPAMKTLESEGLENSVAAKIGEIARRHGKPLVFCVAAGALYDGYRALAAKSGIPVFRSSDRALRALSGFMSLRRLPHSPQPAR
- a CDS encoding CinA family nicotinamide mononucleotide deamidase-related protein is translated as MANARAFLIFTGTELVRGRLNSYTPLICAELEKLGVSVCGETTLPDYENAVARAIKTALGLADIVLVTGGLGPTFDDITRQAAARAVGEKLVLSPELLRGLKVRFAKLRREMPPTNARQALLIRGARALPNPAGTAPGQALRLGGKLLLLQPGPLAEWRPMFKRYIAPEIKRAFRLRGAPPRVDISIGDTAESAAAEALAPVMERFPDAEYTILASPGTVRFLAAPGGKTPAKAAAQIRRMCRAALGGAVFGEGGATLSGALGAALEKRGQTLALAESCTGGLAASMITDRPGSSRYFPGGIVAYSNEAKIKFLGVRRATIKKHGAVSAQCALEMAAGARAAFGADWGLAITGIAGPGGGTRQKPVGLVYIAAAGPGGKSAAQERRFCSSRENNKLYSAAAALNLLRKMINS
- a CDS encoding hexose kinase, with product MANRVLVVNLNLAVDKTAVVDRLDKGRIYRLAEVKSLAGGKGVNVSRALTTLGVKPRLTGFLSGYSGRWIAGALRREGIENRCVIFSPGESRLCLSVVDGRDGIATDFNEEGSPVPAAARRRFLKTYAACLGGCGAAVFSGRICKGLGDGFFAQLIRIAKKRGALCALDTSGPALKAAAAAGPELVKLNREEFEYLSGDKLSGGALCRFFAKARAAGTEYIVVTDGPHPGWAVTPQKLWRFRPPEIKPLSAVGAGDSFMAGLICGFARGAGRQECLRLALGAAASDCLSLGAGIISRKQCLYFARHAALEKIREVCHA